One Argiope bruennichi chromosome 5, qqArgBrue1.1, whole genome shotgun sequence DNA segment encodes these proteins:
- the LOC129969202 gene encoding nicotinamide/nicotinic acid mononucleotide adenylyltransferase 1-like isoform X2, which translates to MSSAINIKTRIILLSCGSFNPITHMHLRLFELARDYLHSTGRFQVVGGIISPVNDEYKKKDLISAKHRCEMVELALKSNDWVKLDCWESDQESWTPTVKVLEYHQNILNSITNANNIQMSASKKQKLDVENMNAVNNNGQSKDWDLSQPVHLMLLCGGDLLESFNVPDLWASADIARIVGKFGLAVVTRSGSNPQRFVYESDILSKFQNNIHIITEWIPNDISSTSIRRAIRRGNSVKYLIPDAVFHYIKEHGLYSSNKM; encoded by the exons ATGAGTagtgcaattaatattaaaacaagaattatATTACTGAGTTGCGGGTCTTTCAACCCCATCACACACATGCATCTTAGATTATTTG aattggCAAGAGATTATTTGCACAGCACTGGACGATTTCAAGTTGTGGGTGGGATTATTTCTCCTGTCAatgatgaatataaaaagaaGGATCTCATTTCTGCAAAACACAGATGTGAAATGGTAGAACTTGCTCTGAAGTCTAATGACTGGGTcaa attggaTTGTTGGGAAAGTGACCAAGAAAGTTGGACTCCCACTGTCAAGGTTCTGGAataccatcaaaatattttaaactccaTTACAAATGCCAATAACATTCAAATGTCGgcttcaaaaaaacaaaaacttgatgTAGAAAATATGAATG CTGTGAATAACAATGGCCAATCAAAAGACTGGGATCTGTCACAGCCTGTCCATCTGATGCTTCTTTGCGGAGGTGATCTTCTGGAGTCCTTCAATGTGCCGGACCTATGGGCTTCAGCAGAT ATAGCTCGAATTGTTGGGAAGTTTGGTTTGGCAGTAGTTACAAGGAGTGGTTCTAATCCTCAGCGGTTTGTCTATGAATCTGATATCCTTTCAAAGTTTCAG aacaatATACATATAATCACAGAATGGATTCCAAATGATATAAGTTCAACTAGTATAAG GAGGGCTATACGAAGAGGGAACAGTGTAAAGTATTTGATACCAGATGCTGTATTTCACTACATCAAAGAGCATGGTCTTTATTCCTCCAATAA GATgtga
- the LOC129969202 gene encoding nicotinamide/nicotinic acid mononucleotide adenylyltransferase 1-like isoform X1: MSSAINIKTRIILLSCGSFNPITHMHLRLFELARDYLHSTGRFQVVGGIISPVNDEYKKKDLISAKHRCEMVELALKSNDWVKLDCWESDQESWTPTVKVLEYHQNILNSITNANNIQMSASKKQKLDVENMNAVNNNGQSKDWDLSQPVHLMLLCGGDLLESFNVPDLWASADIARIVGKFGLAVVTRSGSNPQRFVYESDILSKFQNNIHIITEWIPNDISSTSIRRAIRRGNSVKYLIPDAVFHYIKEHGLYSSNNKYHVTFPELTDANYAFIKNLCDDIYLESEQETAV; the protein is encoded by the exons ATGAGTagtgcaattaatattaaaacaagaattatATTACTGAGTTGCGGGTCTTTCAACCCCATCACACACATGCATCTTAGATTATTTG aattggCAAGAGATTATTTGCACAGCACTGGACGATTTCAAGTTGTGGGTGGGATTATTTCTCCTGTCAatgatgaatataaaaagaaGGATCTCATTTCTGCAAAACACAGATGTGAAATGGTAGAACTTGCTCTGAAGTCTAATGACTGGGTcaa attggaTTGTTGGGAAAGTGACCAAGAAAGTTGGACTCCCACTGTCAAGGTTCTGGAataccatcaaaatattttaaactccaTTACAAATGCCAATAACATTCAAATGTCGgcttcaaaaaaacaaaaacttgatgTAGAAAATATGAATG CTGTGAATAACAATGGCCAATCAAAAGACTGGGATCTGTCACAGCCTGTCCATCTGATGCTTCTTTGCGGAGGTGATCTTCTGGAGTCCTTCAATGTGCCGGACCTATGGGCTTCAGCAGAT ATAGCTCGAATTGTTGGGAAGTTTGGTTTGGCAGTAGTTACAAGGAGTGGTTCTAATCCTCAGCGGTTTGTCTATGAATCTGATATCCTTTCAAAGTTTCAG aacaatATACATATAATCACAGAATGGATTCCAAATGATATAAGTTCAACTAGTATAAG GAGGGCTATACGAAGAGGGAACAGTGTAAAGTATTTGATACCAGATGCTGTATTTCACTACATCAAAGAGCATGGTCTTTATTCCTCCAATAA TAAGTATCATGTTACATTTCCTGAACTCACTGATGCAAATTATGCTTTTATCAAGAATCTTTGTGATGATATTTATCTTGAGTCTGAACAAGAAACTGCTGTGTAA